In the genome of Budorcas taxicolor isolate Tak-1 chromosome 7, Takin1.1, whole genome shotgun sequence, the window ctccaggcaagaatactagagcgggtttcctcctccaggggagcatcctgacccagggatagaacccatgtctcttgcattggcaggtgggttctttaccactagtgccaactgggaagcccagaaggagaaggtggtggGAAGGAAAGCCAAAGAAAAGTTGGGAGACATTGGCAGAGGGTTCAGAGCTGTCATGAGAACTTGGTTTTTTGTCTTCCACCAGAGTGTTTTAAGTTGCATTTTGCAAAAATCCTCTGCAAGGTCTTCTGGAAGGTGAGAGGGGTGATCAAAGTGCCAGTGAGGAGGATCCCCTGATCTTTCAAGTGAGCAATGAAGGGAACTGGGCTGGGGTGTGAAGGAAGGAAGTGGGTGGTTTTGAAGCCACAAGAAGGAAAGGactggaactttcctggtggtccagtggttaggaatccacctactaatgcaggggacatgggcttgatccctggttggggaagatcccacatgccttggagcaacagAGCCCGtgccctgcaactactgagcccacgctgtaaagccgtgctccacaacaagagaagtcactgcggtgagaagcccgtgcactgcgaCTTGACTGTAGCCCCACCTCGCTGCACCTGGGGAAAGCCCACgtggagcaacaaagacccatgaATAcacaaattacttaaaaaaaaaaagaagggaaggacTTGCGGGTCAGTGTGTGGAACAGATATCAGCCAGTGGGAAATTGATGGAAAGTGATCAATCCATTTTCTCTGGTAAGACCTTCCAAGGAGGGTTTGGTAGGCTGAGACTGCATTTCTTGTTCACTGTGGTTTCCTTAGATTTGAGTAGAATGCCAGACATGTAGTGGGCGGCCAGTGAATGTTTCTGGACTGGATGCGTGAATGACTTAAAACCAGAAGTGGGAAAATTTGATGATGTTGGATTTGGGAGAGAGCAGACTCCACGGGTGTTCATGCGCCTGAGTTGGGGGGAACTCAGAGTCTCTGTAGCCTTCAGTGCTCTGGATTGAAGGTGGCAAGCAGAGTGCAGAGGTTTACCTAAGACTCCTGGGAGGAACTGTGATTTCTAACAGATTTGAAGTAGTGAGCTCCTCGTTCCCAGGAGTATGCAAGCGAGAGAGGCACATTTCCAGAGGGTTGTAGAGCAAATCTCTGTCCCAGGGAAGGTTTGGAACTGGGAGAAGCTTAGTCTGGTCTAAATGAGAGTCCTTTGGGTTTCCCAGCAGCCCAAGGGTCGTGGGGATTTCTGCATCATCAGTTTCTGTGGTTTCTGAGACTCAGCCTGTCCCACatcccttctgtgtgtgtgtgtgtgtgcctggcagTGCCCTGATATTGTGGTGTGGGTGGGTCTAGGGTGCCAGGTTTGCTGCAGTCATTGTGGTTCTAAATTCCGTGCTGTGCTCCCCAGTAGCCTTGTGTTTGGAGAGGCTGCCCCCTGGTGGGAAGAATGAGCAGTTCCCCTCACCACTTTCTAACCTCTTGGGAGTTCCCCTGTGGTCCTGGCTAAGACTTTGCCAAAGTGGCgggccacaggttcgatccctggccagggaattaggtcccacatgctgcaactaagacccggtgcagccaaataaattaaaaaaatttttttttaactgttaaaaaaaaaaaaagaagaagtcgTGCTAGGTGGTGAGTCAGAGGGCCACATCCAGTTTGCAAATAAAAATCCAAAACCAAGAGACTCACAGAAAGACCCAGGGAGAGACAAAGACAGGCAGTGATGCTCAGTAAGTAATGGTtggttgaaggaatgaatgaaggatCCCTTGGAACCAAAGTAAACATGGATAAAGCTCTGGCAGCTCAGGCTTAATTCTGTTGATACACTGGGAGGATGTGTCCAGGGGTCCTGATATTCACCAGGCTGGATGGCATAAAGGCAAAGGGTCTTGCCTCCAGCAGGGGCCCAGGTGTCTGAGGATGAGGGTGGCAGGGTGGAGTGGAGGGGACTGAGGGCACCCTGTGGGGAGAATGTCTGGCCCCTCCCCAGCAGGTGGGGTATGAGAGACCACCTAGGATGTCCTCAGGCAGGTCCCCGAGAAAGTCCCTGGAGTGGCATAGTAGGAATAGGTTGAAAGAGGTTTGGGGAGATGGAGTTAACTTGGAATGAATTACTAGTGGAATGGAAGGAATGGGAATGGACAGCCCAGGATGATAGGCCCCTGCAGACTTGTATGGGGGTGGCAGGAGGGAGTCAGGGTCCAGGGGGAGCCCCCCCGAGCATCTGCCTCAGGGTTACATTGTCTTGGGCAGCTCTTATGAATGTCACTGGCCATTGGTGTCTCAATTAAAGGGATGGGACCTTGGGGGGTGGTCCTGGGGGTGAGTTCTGGGGTGTCTGAGAACCCCAGGGTGGGTGTTCTGGGGCTCACCATAGGGCAGCCCTGGGAAAGTGTCTTTGGGGAGGCAGCTGGAGAATCAGAACACAAGGGTCAGCCTAGGGTGTTAATGGGATCATCACAGGATGGTCCCGGAGACCGGAGCTTTCCTGGGATCATTCTAGGGGCTGAAGAATGGGATCCGGAAGTACACTGAGAAACCATGTGGGAGGGTTTCTGGGGGAGTTGCAGAGcaagggggagggagggctgAGAGCAGAGGGCACCatccttggggtgggggggggatgtGGTGGTCAGAGCATGGTGTCCTTTGGGAGTACAGATGGGGTGGGGTTGTGGGAGCATCTGGATGAAAGAAGTTTGGGAAAACAGATCATGCAGGGTGGGCAGAGGTGGAACTTAGGGGATGAGCTTTGAACATGGCATCCTTTAGTGAGTCACTGTAGGGAGAGACCCTGAGGGTCAGAATTGGGATCTTTGTAATGGGTGTGGGGGTTCAGTACTTGGGGGGATGTTCAGGACATCAGGGTGTCCGAAAATTTTGGATAATGAGAACTGAGAGACCAATGAGAGGGTGGATTTGAGGTGCCCAGAACCAGATATGTCTTTGTGGATGGGCCTGGGAAGTAGACCCCAACCTGAGTGTTGGAGGAGACTAGGATCATGGAAGCTGGGTTTCACAGAGTTAAGACAtgatggtatgtgtgtgtgcagtgtggactgattgtgggggaggggggtctgCAAGTCAGAATTGGGGTgtctcatggggcttccctgatggctgagacCAGAATctcagcctgcagtgtgggagacatgggttcgatccctgggtcaggaagatcccctggagaagggaatggttattcactccactattcttgcctggagaatcccatggacagagaagagcctggaaggatacagtccatagggtggcaaagaatcggacacgactgagcggttaaaaattttcactttcatgggagGTGAGTGCAGGCAGGGCAGAACCAGAGATATCTTGAGAGGCAGACCACCAGGAGTCGGGGAAGGTAAGTCTGTGGCGTGGGAACCAGGTGCCTCGGGATGGGTCCAGCAGTGGACCTGGGCGAAGGCAGGACGGAACCAGCTTGGGTAGCAGAAACTTTACTGCTCAAGACTGCCTCCCCGCCACCCCACCTTGCCcacacccacccccgcccccagtcaGTAGCATTTGCGGTACACGATGTAGGGCCCCTGTTCCTCGTATTGCTCCCGCAGGACCCAGCAGGACTGGAAGGTGCGCAGCGAGGCCAGGATGGAGCCCCCGATCCACACAGAGAAATTTCTGCTTGGCTGGGCCATCACCACCACGTGTGCCTCTGATGGCAGATTGCGGAGCAGTTCCGTTTGGAAGCGCGCCTTGAACCCGGTGAATAGCGATGAGCCCCCGCACAGGAGCACGTTCTGGGCCAAGTCGGTCCGCAGCTCCGCGGCCACCTTGGAGAGGCTCTGTTGGGCCATGGTGGGGACGCCCACGGGGGACAGCCCTGGGATCTCTGGAGGACTGAACAGCAACTCGGGGCACTGGAACAGCTCTTTGCCCAGCGTGACCGTCCGTCCGTCTGGCAGCTTCAGGGTCTGGCGGCATTCCAGCTCTGGCCGGGCCTGTTCCTTCAGGAAGTCCGGGGCCACGTAGCAATATCTGTGCTTGATGTTCTCCACTGTGTCCAGGTCCTGCTGCCCCAGGGGTAGCCCGGAGCCGAGCAGCATCTCCGCCAGAAAGGCGGTCATGTGGGTGCCCGCCAGATCCAGGCGCTCTGTGGCGTGGGGCAGGTTGTAGCCTTGGAAGACGGGCACGGTGTAGGTGACTCCGTGGCCCGTGTCCACCACCAACCCGCTGACCCGCCCGTGTGCGTAGACCGACAGCACTGATTGAGAAGCCACGTACATGGCCGGGGAGCTCAGAGACTCGAAAGCCACCTCCACCAGCTTCTCGCGGTTGGTGGAGGGGCTGAAGGGCGGGTCGGAGAACAGCAGCGGGTGGTCGCGGGTGGCCACGCGGAGGTCATGCTCCAGCATGTGGCGCCAGATGAGCTCGGCCGCATCCCAGTCCACCACGATGCCGCTGTGCACGGGTTGCACCAGCGTCAGCTCCGGGCGTTTGCGGGCTGCTTCGCCGATGAAGGTTTCCATCACCGGCTGCCCTGAGGTGGCCGGTTTCTGGGGCTGGCAGCCGACGATGGTGGCCACGGTGTAGATGGGCCGGGCCTGCCCGGCGAAGCCCACCTTACATGTACCTGTGCCCATGTCGATGACCACCGCCCCGGTCT includes:
- the ACTL9 gene encoding actin-like protein 9, producing MDPNQSNLSEPQASPEIPKPRLNLGSILANSTLPQEPPSMVGDRLPPKTGAVVIDMGTGTCKVGFAGQARPIYTVATIVGCQPQKPATSGQPVMETFIGEAARKRPELTLVQPVHSGIVVDWDAAELIWRHMLEHDLRVATRDHPLLFSDPPFSPSTNREKLVEVAFESLSSPAMYVASQSVLSVYAHGRVSGLVVDTGHGVTYTVPVFQGYNLPHATERLDLAGTHMTAFLAEMLLGSGLPLGQQDLDTVENIKHRYCYVAPDFLKEQARPELECRQTLKLPDGRTVTLGKELFQCPELLFSPPEIPGLSPVGVPTMAQQSLSKVAAELRTDLAQNVLLCGGSSLFTGFKARFQTELLRNLPSEAHVVVMAQPSRNFSVWIGGSILASLRTFQSCWVLREQYEEQGPYIVYRKCY